Proteins found in one Ptychodera flava strain L36383 chromosome 16, AS_Pfla_20210202, whole genome shotgun sequence genomic segment:
- the LOC139114200 gene encoding acetylcholinesterase-like — protein MDAFAFVTATVSIAVLVSMRPVYAWDGPTATVGSGGRLLGRRLDVLGTKVDAFLGVRYAEPPVGELRFRVAKPVNETWESNSVQNATEFGNACWQVDIKPPANFSGQAWWGTTDKMSEDCLFLNIWTPYPRPGDVPVFVFIHGGSFQMGATSTTVYRGEILATVENCVVVSMNYRLGSLGFSAFYTENEPGNLGLIDQAIALRWVKRNIEHFGGDPRRITLIGHSAGAASVGFHLLSPMIRKQKLFHRAVLQSGTPNAPWAITYRNESMWRVGKIAKELNCPTWFESAAIEYDQIVQQTLLCLRHRKPQDFFSNLHSIPVLNTVIVDGNFIPMDPQRLLTLHGLAGKKRRIPLLIGTVKDDAVMNIYFDEFSMSADIDKVRYTYDEQTYELHVNLLLSYPGQPVADAAAFQYRDWSDPDNGALLHRGVIDMWSDFCILCPLKEFASFYSRTGNDVFAYTFNHRPSNSPYPKWMNILHGDDLSFTLGRALDAEDNLTDDEKRLSRRIMRYLGNFARSGDPNEPEEFMIKVQNWPKYRDESPTYLTLDQALVENSALVGQFGRVTQCAFWSQLVPKLVNEMDRMRKSSFRPYFTPGYHPMFLGYAYYENESEENVLIRTLNATCSKAHQVISTYLGVAAVLFATISCSNFS, from the exons ATGGATGCTTTTGCTTTCGTAACAGCGACGGTTTCCATCGCCGTACTCGTCAGCATGCGCCCCGTTTATGCGTGGGACGGCCCGACCGCCACAGTTGGAAGCGGTGGGCGGCTACTTGGTCGACGTCTGGACGTGCTCGGGACAAAGGTGGACGCTTTCCTTGGGGTGCGCTACGCGGAGCCTCCGGTTGGCGAACTTCGATTCCGCGTGGCGAAGCCCGTGAATGAAACATGGGAGAGCAACAGTGTACAGAACGCGACCGAGTTCGGCAATGCTTGCTGGCAGGTCGATATCAAGCCTCCAGCAAATTTCTCCGGGCAAGCATGGTGGGGTACGACAGACAAAATGAGTGAGGATTGTCTCTTCCTTAATATTTGGACGCCGTATCCTCGGCCCGGAGATGTGCCTGTTTTCGTGTTCATCCACGGCGGAAGTTTCCAGATGGGGGCGACTTCGACGACTGTTTACAGAGGTGAAATTTTAGCCACCGTCGAAAACTGTGTCGTGGTCAGCATGAATTATCGACTCGGCTCGTTAGGTTTCTCGGCCTTCTACACCGAAAACGAGCCAGGAAATCTGGGTCTCATTGACCAAGCGATAGCATTGAGGTGGGTGAAAAGAAACATCGAGCATTTTGGCGGTGATCCTCGTCGCATCACTTTGATTGGACACAGTGCCGGGGCCGCCAGTGTAGGCTTTCATTTGCTCTCGCCTATGATTCGCAAACAGAAGCTCTTCCACCGGGCGGTGCTCCAGAGCGGGACTCCAAACGCTCCGTGGGCGATAACATACAGGAATGAGTCCATGTGGAGAGTCGGTAAAATAGCAAAGGAATTAAATTGTCCGACCTGGTTTGAGTCCGCGGCCATTGAATATGACCAAATTGTCCAGCAAACGCTCTTATGTTTACGTCACAGAAAACCGCAGGATTTTTTCTCAAATCTACATTCCATACCTGTGTTGAATACAGTGATAGTTGACGGAAATTTTATTCCGATGGACCCACAAAGATTGCTTACTTTACATGGATTGGCGGGTAAGAAAAGACGAATCCCCCTGCTCATCGGTACTGTGAAAGACGACGCTGTGATGAATATATACTTCGACGAGTTTTCGATGTCAGCAGACATTGACAAGGTTCGCTACACGTACGACGAGCAGACATACGAACTTCACGTGAATCTGCTTCTGTCTTACCCGGGACAACCGGTAGCAGACGCCGCTGCTTTCCAATACAGGGACTGGTCCGATCCTGACAACGGCGCCCTGCTCCACCGCGGTGTCATCGACATGTGGAGTGACTTTTGCATTCTGTGTCCGCTGAAAGAATTCGCAAGCTTCTACTCTAGGACAGGCAATGACGTATTTGCGTACACATTCAACCATAGACCTTCCAATAGCCCTTATCCAAAATGGATGAATATTCTCCATGGTGATGACCTTAGCTTCACCTTAGGGCGAGCTCTGGATGCGGAAGACAATCTAACCGACGATGAAAAGAGACTGAGTCGAAGAATAATGAGATACTTAGGAAACTTTGCAAGAAGTGG AGACCCGAACGAGCCTGAAGAATTCATGATTAAAGTGCAAAATTGGCCAAAATACAGAGATGAAAGCCCTACCTACCTAACACTGGATCAGGCTTTAGTTGAGAACAGCGCCCTCGTCGGCCAATTCGGAAGAGTGACGCAGTGCGCTTTTTGGAGTCAACTGGTGCCGAAATTAGTCAATGAAATGGATAGAATGCGAAAGTCCTCTTTTCGTCCATACTTTACGCCTGGATACCATCCAATGTTTCTAGGTTACGCCTATTATGAAAACGAATCCGAAG AAAATGTACTCATACGGACACTCAATGCTACCTGTTCAAAAGCACATCAAGTGATATCGACTTATCTGGGCGTAGCAGCTGTTCTTTTCGCGACAATTTCATGTTCCAATTTTTCCTAG